One window from the genome of Neospora caninum Liverpool complete genome, chromosome VI encodes:
- a CDS encoding putative WD domain, G-beta repeat-containing protein, translating into MSQDYLGFSLPSNGDCLESWAEACGRGNATSPCCTRCMSLGADFKENGACGTNAQCLLPGLFATGMYALVEAEGTRKGGLAFFCAFRETNQEESESRENQKDDPTHQATSQASAGLPTQHQSRSRCSVPDALQSRSTDKDVVPSDECITVHQVGTADVGAGILDIRWLTKARTPLTTTTGEQADQAIRSRTWLPSFASDGASRRGSDEALPTTPQFSDSCSSVLAAIGSDRALHILQVFLHGSSAPTTNPNDAFLRNSSNERISPTLEEAVLQNPGDVLNQHSREPCQKSGLTLPECRCARLARIVLPEADASATLASGAVIGVGMDSLADDGRKAHDAETWCVSFDPHEQGKILATGADDCAIRLWDLRCRESTTIEINHSEDVTSALAMENRRSHTMGVTSVTFSPDDPNWLLTGSYDETVRIFDRRQLRYPLNSFRVSGGVWRLKWHTAEMLADRLLLVAACHGGSELWRIGDAQSDIERLGVFSGHQSMTYGISALSIRTLQRQSVRRWPVANCLPGRAVRPFVSSHARQQLSGSIFLSCSFYDRLLAIW; encoded by the exons ATGTCTCAGGATTACCTTgggttttcccttccctcaAATGGCGACTGCCTCGAAAGCTGGGCAGAAGCATGCGGTCGAGGAAATGCCACATCTCCTTGCTGTACTAGGTGCATGAGTCTTGGCGCTGATTTCAAAGAAAATGGTGCATGCGGAACAAACGCCCAGTGTCTACTTCCTGGCCTCTTTGCCACAGGCATGTACGCCCTCGTAGAGGCTGAGGGCACTCGCAAAGGCGGCCTTGCCTTTTTTTGTGCCTTTCGCGAAACCAaccaggaagagagcgagagcagagaaaatcAGAAGGATGACCCAACACATCAAGCGACGTCGCAAGCTTCAGCGGGGCTGCCGACCCAGCACCAATCCCGAAGTCGCTGCAGTGTTCCTGATGCACTTCAAAGCCGGTCGACGGACAAAGACGTAGTTCCCTCGGATGAATGCATTACTGTCCATCAAGTCGGCACTGCGGACGTCGGGGCAGGCATTCTGGATATCAGGTGGCTAACCAAGGCCAGGACGCCGCTCACAACCACCACTGGCGAGCAAGCGGACCAAGCAATTCGTTCTCGAACATGGCTCCCGTCATTCGCATCTGACGGAGCATCGAGGCGCGGAAGCGATGAG GCTCTACCCACAACTCCGCAGTTCTCTGATTCTTGCTCCTCCGTGCTCGCGGCCATCGGGTCGGACCGAGCTCTCCATATTCTACAAGTCTTCCTTCACGGTTCGTCAGCTCCAACCACAAATCCCAACGATGCGTTTTTGCGCAACTCCTCTAACGAACGCATTTCTCCAACCTTGGAAGAAGCTGTGCTGCAAAATCCGGGCGATGTCCTAAATCAGCACTCGCGTGAGCCATGCCAGAAAAGTGGGCTAACCCTACCGGAATGTCGCTGCGCACGTCTTGCGCGGATAGTGTTGCCGGAGGCGGATGCTTCCGCGACTCTAGCCAGTGGTGCAGTCATTGGCGTTGGGATGGACAGCTTAGCAGACGACGGCAG GAAGGCACACGATGCGGAGACGTggtgcgtctccttcgacCCTCACGAGCAGGGCAAGATTCTGGCAACCG GTGCTGATGACTGTGCAATCCGTTTGTGGGACCTACGATGCAGAGAGTCCACAACGATCGAAATCAATCACAGCGAAGACGTAACTTCAGCTTTGGCGATGGAGAACCGGCGCAGCCACACAATGGGTGTAACGTCAGTAACTTTTTCTCCTGACGATCCAAATTGGTTACTAACCGGCAG CTACGACGAGACAGTTCGTATTTTTGACCGTCGGCAACTCCGCTACCCTCTGAACTCCTTCCGTGTTTCTGGAGGAGTCTGGCGCCTCAAGTGGCACACAGCAGAGATGCTGGCGGATCGATTGCTGCTTGTGGCGGCATGTCATGGTGGTAGTGAACTCTGGCGCATTGGTGACGCGCAATCAG ATATTGAGAGGCTTGGAGTCTTCTCCGGACACCAATCTATGACTTACGGCATATCAGCCCTATCGATTAGAACCCTTCAGCGCCAGAGTGTGCGACGGTGGCCGGTAGCTAATTGTCTGCCTGGCCGCGCTGTTCGCCCTTTTGTGTCCTCCCATGCCAGACAGCAACTAAGTGGCAGTATTTTTTTGTCTTGCAGTTTTTATGACCGTCTCCTAGCTATTTGGTAG